The following proteins are encoded in a genomic region of Haloarcula salinisoli:
- a CDS encoding urease subunit beta, whose product MSDLVPGELLTTDEPVEINAGRETTSVTVENTGDRPSQVGSHFHFFEANPALSFDRAAAYGMRLDIPAGTAIRFEPGCEEDVDLVAIGGDRVVKGMGGLVDGDLDDDEVRERAFERARDAGYMEGDK is encoded by the coding sequence ATGAGTGACCTCGTTCCGGGGGAGTTGCTGACGACAGACGAACCAGTCGAAATCAACGCCGGCCGTGAAACGACGTCGGTCACCGTCGAGAACACCGGGGACCGACCCTCGCAGGTCGGTTCGCATTTCCACTTCTTCGAGGCGAACCCCGCACTCTCCTTCGACCGGGCGGCCGCCTACGGGATGCGTCTGGACATCCCGGCCGGGACGGCGATACGGTTCGAACCCGGCTGTGAGGAGGACGTCGACCTCGTCGCCATCGGCGGCGACCGCGTCGTCAAGGGGATGGGCGGACTGGTCGACGGCGACCTCGACGACGACGAGGTCCGGGAACGGGCCTTCGAGCGAGCCAGAGACGCCGGCTACATGGAGGGAGACAAATGA
- the ureC gene encoding urease subunit alpha, whose product MSRELSRDAYTDLFGATEGDRLRLGDTNLLAEIETDHATYGDEAVFGGGKTMRDGMGMQSGTTQAEGALDWVFSNAVVIDPVLGVQKGDIGVRDGKVAGIGKAGNPDTMDGVDDDLIIGPSTDTAPADGLIATPGAFDIHVHFNSKELFEHALASGVTTMFGGGYGGGATTCTPGPENIKRFLEAAEEYPMNVGYYGKGNSSGRDPIVEQIEAGACGLKLHEDWGSTPDAVDTALSVADEEDVQVCIHTDTLNESGFVEDTFEAIDGRTIHTFHIEGAGGGHAPDVLELIGHEHMLPSSTNPSMPYTVNTFDEHLDMVMVCHHLNPDVPEDVAFAESRIRSETIAAEDVLHDMGAISMMTSDSQAMGRMAEVICRTWQTAHKMKAQRGPLPADEGTDADNARIQRYIAKYTLNPARVAGIDDYVGSLEPGKMADIVLWEPEFFGIKPKYVIKGGFPVHSEMGEANGSLMTCEPVKQRSRMGAVGKAKHSLSTTFVSEAAYENDIGEELGLESRVRPVRGTRDVGKSDMLHNDYAPEDIDIDAQTFEVEVDGEHVTCEPAEEIPLTQRYTL is encoded by the coding sequence ATGAGTCGCGAACTCTCGCGGGATGCCTACACGGACCTCTTTGGCGCGACAGAGGGTGACCGACTCCGGCTGGGCGACACCAACCTCCTCGCCGAGATTGAGACCGACCACGCCACCTACGGCGACGAGGCGGTCTTCGGCGGCGGGAAGACGATGCGCGACGGGATGGGGATGCAGTCCGGCACGACCCAGGCAGAGGGCGCCCTCGACTGGGTGTTCAGCAACGCCGTCGTCATCGACCCGGTGCTGGGCGTCCAGAAAGGCGACATCGGCGTCCGCGACGGGAAGGTAGCCGGGATCGGGAAGGCCGGCAACCCCGACACGATGGACGGCGTCGACGACGACCTCATCATCGGCCCGAGCACGGACACCGCCCCGGCCGACGGCCTCATCGCGACGCCCGGCGCGTTCGACATCCACGTCCACTTCAACAGCAAGGAGCTGTTCGAACACGCCCTGGCAAGCGGTGTCACGACGATGTTCGGCGGCGGCTACGGCGGTGGCGCGACCACCTGTACGCCCGGCCCTGAGAACATCAAACGGTTCCTGGAGGCCGCCGAGGAGTACCCGATGAACGTCGGTTACTACGGGAAAGGGAACAGCAGCGGCCGTGACCCTATCGTCGAACAGATAGAGGCCGGTGCCTGCGGGCTCAAACTCCACGAGGACTGGGGGTCGACGCCGGACGCCGTCGACACCGCCCTCAGCGTCGCCGACGAGGAAGACGTCCAGGTCTGTATCCACACGGACACGCTGAACGAATCCGGCTTCGTCGAGGACACCTTCGAGGCCATCGACGGCCGGACCATCCACACGTTCCACATCGAGGGCGCCGGCGGCGGCCACGCGCCGGACGTGCTCGAACTCATCGGCCACGAGCATATGCTGCCCTCGTCGACGAACCCGTCGATGCCCTACACCGTCAACACGTTCGACGAGCACCTGGACATGGTGATGGTCTGTCACCACCTCAACCCGGACGTCCCGGAGGACGTGGCCTTCGCGGAGTCGCGCATCCGCTCGGAGACCATCGCCGCCGAGGACGTGCTCCACGACATGGGCGCCATCAGCATGATGACCTCCGACTCCCAGGCGATGGGCCGGATGGCCGAGGTCATCTGCCGGACGTGGCAGACCGCCCACAAGATGAAGGCCCAGCGCGGGCCGCTGCCGGCCGACGAGGGGACCGACGCCGACAACGCCCGCATCCAGCGGTACATCGCCAAGTACACCCTCAACCCCGCGAGGGTCGCCGGCATCGACGACTACGTCGGCTCCCTGGAACCGGGCAAGATGGCCGACATCGTGCTGTGGGAGCCGGAGTTCTTCGGCATCAAGCCCAAATACGTCATTAAGGGCGGCTTCCCGGTCCACAGCGAGATGGGCGAGGCCAACGGTTCGCTGATGACCTGTGAGCCGGTGAAACAGCGGTCCCGCATGGGCGCGGTCGGCAAGGCGAAACACTCCCTGAGTACGACGTTCGTCAGCGAGGCCGCATACGAGAACGACATCGGGGAGGAACTCGGGCTGGAGTCGCGGGTCCGCCCCGTCCGGGGTACTCGCGACGTCGGCAAGTCCGATATGCTACACAACGACTACGCGCCCGAAGACATCGACATCGACGCCCAGACGTTCGAGGTCGAGGTCGACGGCGAGCACGTCACCTGTGAACCGGCCGAGGAAATCCCACTCACCCAGAGGTACACCCTATGA